A region from the Lysobacter antibioticus genome encodes:
- a CDS encoding NAD-dependent epimerase/dehydratase family protein, whose amino-acid sequence MTILVTGAAGFIGAYVCRALRAQGQAVVGLDNYNDYYDPQLKRDRVAALCPDVDIRAIDLGDRDGLAALFDEVRPERVIHLAAQAGVRYSLTHPHAYVDSNLAGFVNLLELCRHRDVRHLVYASSSSVYGDSATPPFSEDQRIDQPRSLYAATKAANELMAHTYAHLYGLHATGLRFFTVYGPWGRPDMAPLLFSRAVLVGSPIEVFNHGKMRRDFTYIDDIVAGVLGALAHPSEQDPPHRVFNLGNHTPVELERFIAVIEEAAGRNAEKVYKPMQPGDMIETMADTRRAQAAFGFKPSTAIELGLPRVVDWCRSYFGDRA is encoded by the coding sequence ATGACCATCCTCGTCACCGGCGCAGCCGGCTTCATCGGCGCCTACGTCTGCCGCGCCCTGCGCGCGCAAGGCCAGGCGGTGGTCGGCCTCGACAACTACAACGACTACTACGACCCGCAACTCAAGCGCGACCGCGTCGCCGCGCTGTGCCCGGACGTCGATATCCGCGCGATCGACCTCGGCGATCGCGACGGCCTGGCCGCGCTGTTCGACGAGGTCCGGCCCGAGCGCGTGATCCATCTCGCCGCCCAGGCCGGCGTGCGTTACTCGTTGACCCATCCGCACGCTTACGTCGACAGCAACCTGGCCGGCTTCGTCAATCTGCTCGAGCTGTGCCGGCACCGCGACGTGCGCCATCTGGTCTACGCCAGCTCCTCCTCGGTGTACGGCGATTCGGCGACGCCGCCGTTCTCCGAAGACCAGCGCATCGACCAGCCGCGCTCGCTGTACGCGGCGACCAAGGCCGCCAACGAGTTGATGGCGCATACCTACGCCCACCTGTACGGCCTGCACGCGACCGGCCTGCGCTTCTTCACCGTCTACGGCCCTTGGGGCCGCCCCGACATGGCGCCGTTGCTGTTCTCGCGCGCGGTCCTGGTCGGGAGCCCGATCGAGGTGTTCAACCACGGCAAGATGCGCCGCGACTTCACCTACATCGACGACATCGTCGCCGGCGTACTCGGCGCGCTCGCACACCCCTCCGAGCAGGACCCGCCGCATCGGGTGTTCAATCTGGGCAACCACACCCCGGTCGAACTCGAACGCTTCATCGCGGTTATCGAGGAAGCCGCCGGCCGCAACGCCGAGAAGGTCTACAAGCCGATGCAGCCGGGTGACATGATCGAAACCATGGCCGACACCCGCCGCGCCCAGGCGGCGTTCGGCTTCAAGCCGAGCACCGCGATCGAGCTCGGCCTGCCGCGGGTGGTCGACTGGTGCCGCAGCTATTTCGGCGACCGCGCCTGA
- a CDS encoding glycosyltransferase family 2 protein — MTQSPQLSVVVPVFNEQDNVAPLIQEITTALRGRAPSDGGDFEIVYVDDHSRDGTLAALEALKAGVPELRVLHHVTQSGQSTAVRNGVKAARGAWIATLDGDGQNDPADIPKLLAKRAESAAEVKLFAGWRVNRQDSGSKRWASKWANAIRSRMLRDDTPDTGCGIKLFERAAFLELPYFNHMHRYLPALMQRAGWKTVSVPVNHRARSTGVSKYNNLNRALVGIADLRGVAWLIRRAKVTAIVER, encoded by the coding sequence ATGACGCAAAGCCCACAACTGTCCGTCGTCGTACCGGTGTTCAACGAACAGGACAACGTCGCCCCGCTGATCCAGGAAATCACCACCGCGCTGCGCGGCCGCGCGCCGTCCGACGGCGGCGATTTCGAGATCGTCTATGTCGACGACCACTCGCGCGACGGCACCCTGGCCGCGCTGGAAGCGCTGAAGGCCGGCGTGCCCGAGCTGCGCGTGCTGCACCACGTCACCCAGAGCGGGCAGAGCACGGCGGTGCGCAACGGGGTCAAGGCCGCGCGCGGCGCCTGGATCGCGACCCTCGACGGCGACGGCCAGAACGACCCGGCCGACATCCCCAAGCTGCTCGCCAAGCGCGCCGAGTCCGCCGCCGAAGTGAAGCTGTTCGCGGGCTGGCGGGTCAACCGCCAGGACTCCGGCAGCAAGCGCTGGGCCTCCAAATGGGCCAACGCGATCCGCAGCCGCATGCTGCGCGACGACACCCCCGACACCGGCTGCGGCATCAAGCTGTTCGAGCGTGCCGCCTTCCTCGAACTGCCGTACTTCAACCACATGCACCGCTACCTGCCGGCGCTGATGCAGCGCGCCGGCTGGAAGACCGTCAGCGTGCCGGTCAACCACCGCGCCCGCAGCACCGGCGTATCCAAGTACAACAACCTCAACCGCGCCCTGGTCGGCATCGCCGACCTGCGCGGCGTCGCCTGGCTGATCCGCCGGGCCAAGGTCACCGCCATCGTCGAACGCTGA
- a CDS encoding lipid-A-disaccharide synthase N-terminal domain-containing protein produces the protein MDFMNSPITWLAWTGLHMSPWKLIGLVGAFMFGGRWLVQFVASKRHGKPVIPRAFWYMSLVGSVMTLSYFVFSQKQDSVGVIQNLFPAFTAAYSLYLDIKHRGWHRDRNGH, from the coding sequence ATGGACTTCATGAACTCCCCGATTACGTGGTTGGCCTGGACCGGCCTGCACATGTCGCCGTGGAAACTGATCGGCCTGGTCGGCGCCTTCATGTTCGGCGGCCGCTGGCTGGTCCAGTTCGTCGCCAGCAAGCGCCACGGCAAGCCGGTGATCCCGCGCGCGTTCTGGTACATGAGCCTGGTCGGCAGCGTGATGACCCTGAGCTACTTCGTGTTCTCGCAGAAGCAGGACTCGGTCGGGGTGATCCAGAACCTGTTCCCGGCCTTCACCGCCGCCTACAGCCTGTACCTGGACATCAAGCACCGCGGCTGGCACCGCGACCGCAACGGCCACTAG
- the rpmB gene encoding 50S ribosomal protein L28: MSRVCQVTGKRTTTGNNVSHAMNKTRRRFLPNLHERRFWVASENRWVKLRVSAHALRTIDKNGIDSVLAELRARGEKI, from the coding sequence ATGTCCCGCGTATGCCAAGTAACGGGCAAGCGAACGACGACTGGTAACAACGTCTCGCATGCCATGAACAAGACCCGCCGCCGTTTCCTCCCCAACCTGCACGAGCGCCGTTTCTGGGTCGCCAGTGAGAACCGTTGGGTGAAGCTGCGTGTTTCCGCCCATGCCCTGCGCACCATCGACAAGAACGGCATCGACTCCGTTCTCGCCGAGCTCCGCGCCCGCGGCGAAAAGATCTGA
- the rpmG gene encoding 50S ribosomal protein L33: MASKRDKIRLISTANTGHFYTTDKNKKNTPAKMEVKKYDPVVRKHVIYKEGKIK, translated from the coding sequence ATGGCTTCCAAGCGCGACAAGATCCGCCTGATCTCGACGGCGAACACCGGTCACTTCTACACGACCGACAAGAACAAGAAGAACACCCCGGCGAAGATGGAGGTCAAGAAGTACGACCCCGTCGTTCGCAAGCACGTGATCTACAAGGAAGGCAAGATCAAGTGA
- a CDS encoding trypsin-like serine peptidase gives MTIARISPQAFGLLIGACLLTGTAFAADPRPAPLTAGQTRAADLRLGPHLGLSKSAWSQPVRISTPDAAFIKVHFEHFDLPAGVTLQVSNPQGTEVYRYRQGDLGRHTVDAALGEDGKTRFGAMSIAGNTAVLRLVGTPTEPWAPRHGVRVSRYDEGLPQELMGELSEAGLLGGDVSGKSICGVKDSRPVACYAGTDATAVARSKPVALILLNGTKWCTAWRVGADNRIFTNNHCLDSAADVAASEYWFNYQATTCTGTTSGTLTKVAGDKLLKTDQTLDYSLLTVKNFAAISSFGYLSLEVRKPVLGEEIYISGHPATRMKELSVVSDREGGGRCKVIDADADGYGTNTDAGYYCDTEGGNSGSPVLARSSHKVVALHHFGGNCNLQAPNRGVKMQLIWPQVKSFFNNVVP, from the coding sequence ATGACTATCGCAAGGATTTCGCCGCAGGCGTTCGGCCTGCTGATCGGCGCCTGCCTGTTGACCGGCACGGCCTTCGCCGCCGACCCTCGCCCGGCGCCGCTCACCGCCGGCCAGACCCGCGCCGCCGACCTGCGCCTGGGGCCGCATCTGGGGCTGTCCAAATCGGCATGGTCGCAGCCGGTGCGGATCAGCACGCCCGATGCGGCCTTCATCAAGGTCCACTTCGAACACTTCGACTTACCGGCAGGCGTGACCCTGCAGGTGTCGAATCCGCAGGGCACCGAGGTCTATCGCTATCGCCAGGGCGACCTGGGTCGCCATACGGTCGATGCCGCGCTCGGCGAGGACGGCAAGACCCGTTTCGGCGCGATGTCGATCGCCGGCAACACTGCGGTGCTGCGCCTGGTCGGCACGCCGACCGAGCCGTGGGCGCCGCGGCACGGAGTGCGCGTGAGCCGTTACGACGAGGGCTTGCCGCAAGAATTGATGGGCGAGTTGAGCGAGGCCGGCCTGCTCGGCGGCGACGTCTCGGGCAAGTCGATCTGCGGCGTCAAGGACAGCCGCCCGGTCGCCTGCTATGCCGGCACCGACGCCACCGCGGTCGCGCGCTCCAAGCCGGTCGCGTTGATCCTGCTCAACGGCACCAAGTGGTGCACGGCCTGGCGCGTGGGCGCCGACAACCGCATCTTCACCAACAACCACTGCCTCGACAGCGCCGCCGACGTGGCCGCGTCCGAGTACTGGTTCAACTACCAGGCCACCACCTGCACCGGCACCACCAGCGGCACCTTGACCAAGGTCGCCGGCGACAAGTTGCTCAAGACCGACCAGACCCTGGACTACAGCCTGCTGACGGTGAAGAACTTCGCCGCCATCTCCAGCTTCGGTTACCTCAGCCTGGAGGTGCGCAAGCCGGTGCTCGGCGAGGAGATCTACATCAGCGGCCATCCCGCCACGCGCATGAAGGAGTTGTCGGTGGTCAGCGATCGCGAGGGCGGTGGGCGCTGCAAGGTCATCGACGCCGATGCCGACGGTTACGGCACCAATACCGACGCCGGTTATTACTGCGATACCGAAGGCGGCAACTCCGGCTCGCCGGTGCTGGCGCGTTCCTCGCACAAGGTCGTCGCGCTGCATCACTTCGGCGGCAACTGCAATCTGCAGGCGCCGAACCGCGGGGTGAAGATGCAGTTGATCTGGCCGCAGGTGAAGTCGTTCTTCAACAACGTGGTGCCCTGA
- a CDS encoding proprotein convertase P-domain-containing protein: MKSGTTKFFAPTLLAIALTSGLALSFAPEAVAADPAPAPLKIAEQRSTDLRLGAGGKAAFEPVEIRTPDAAFIKVHFERLSLPEGVMLEVASPDGREVYRYGNTQRDRYTVAKDLGQDGRLSFSAMSIGGPVAVLRLVGTPREPWNSGHGVVVTRYLEGYPEAMLGELQDASLLGGQVGTKSICGVDDKKAAACYASSDAAAFDRSRPVARMLSSGGSLCTAWRVGPDNRMFTNNHCINTAAAVAGAEFWFNYQLSSCGGAQGTVTKVAGDQMLRTDATLDYTLFTVKNFATISSFGYLGLDVRAATAGEGLFISGHPGGRLKELSVVDDRNGGGSCRVDSANVNGNGTNTDIGYYCDTEGGSSGSPVIARSTRKAIALHHFGGCLNSGAKFSLIWPQVSTHFGGVVPDGDDGGGTPAPRFENTTDYAINDNATVDSPVTVSGISGTVLSVRVEVAIVHTYQGDLKVDLVAPDGTLYNLHNRTGGSADNINKVYTVPVSELANGVWKLRVNDNAAQDVGKIDRWALQF; encoded by the coding sequence ATGAAGTCCGGAACCACGAAATTCTTCGCGCCCACGCTGCTCGCCATCGCCCTGACTTCGGGCCTGGCCTTGTCCTTTGCCCCCGAAGCCGTCGCCGCCGATCCCGCGCCGGCACCGCTCAAGATCGCCGAGCAGCGCAGCACCGATCTGCGCCTCGGCGCCGGCGGCAAGGCCGCATTCGAGCCAGTCGAGATCCGTACGCCCGACGCCGCCTTCATCAAGGTGCATTTCGAGCGCTTGTCGCTGCCCGAAGGCGTGATGCTCGAAGTCGCCAGCCCCGACGGCCGCGAGGTCTATCGCTACGGCAACACCCAGCGCGACCGTTACACCGTCGCCAAGGACCTCGGCCAGGACGGCCGCCTGAGCTTCTCGGCGATGTCGATCGGCGGCCCGGTCGCGGTGTTGCGCCTGGTCGGCACGCCGCGCGAGCCGTGGAATTCCGGACACGGCGTGGTGGTGACGCGTTATCTGGAAGGCTATCCCGAAGCGATGCTCGGCGAATTGCAGGACGCCAGCCTGCTCGGCGGCCAGGTCGGCACCAAGTCGATCTGCGGCGTCGACGACAAGAAGGCCGCGGCCTGTTATGCCAGCAGCGACGCCGCCGCCTTCGATCGTTCGCGCCCGGTCGCGCGCATGCTCAGCAGCGGCGGCAGCCTGTGCACCGCGTGGCGCGTCGGTCCCGACAACCGCATGTTCACCAACAACCACTGCATCAACACCGCCGCGGCGGTGGCTGGCGCCGAGTTCTGGTTCAACTATCAGCTCAGCAGTTGCGGCGGCGCGCAGGGCACGGTGACCAAGGTCGCCGGCGACCAGATGCTGCGCACCGACGCCACGCTCGACTACACGCTGTTCACGGTCAAGAACTTCGCGACCATCTCCAGCTTCGGTTATCTCGGTCTGGACGTGCGCGCGGCGACCGCGGGCGAAGGCTTGTTCATTTCCGGCCACCCGGGCGGACGCCTGAAGGAACTCAGCGTCGTCGACGACCGCAACGGCGGCGGCAGCTGCCGCGTCGATTCGGCCAACGTCAACGGCAACGGCACGAATACCGACATCGGTTATTACTGCGACACCGAAGGCGGCAGCTCGGGCTCGCCGGTGATCGCGCGCTCCACGCGCAAGGCCATCGCCCTGCATCACTTCGGCGGCTGCCTGAACTCGGGCGCGAAGTTCTCCTTGATCTGGCCGCAGGTGTCGACCCACTTCGGCGGCGTGGTGCCGGACGGCGACGACGGTGGCGGTACCCCGGCGCCGCGTTTCGAGAACACCACCGACTATGCGATCAACGACAACGCCACCGTCGACAGCCCGGTCACGGTCAGCGGCATCAGTGGCACCGTGTTGTCGGTGAGAGTCGAGGTGGCGATCGTGCACACCTACCAAGGCGATCTGAAGGTCGACCTGGTCGCGCCCGACGGCACTCTCTACAACCTGCACAACCGCACCGGCGGCAGTGCCGACAACATCAACAAGGTCTATACCGTGCCCGTCAGCGAGCTCGCCAACGGTGTGTGGAAGCTGCGCGTCAACGATAACGCCGCGCAGGACGTCGGCAAGATCGACCGTTGGGCCTTGCAGTTCTGA